A genomic window from Martelella lutilitoris includes:
- a CDS encoding TetR/AcrR family transcriptional regulator, with translation MERKRIDEKSKRRPSGAAVLRDEVTDSLLRAFLEEWAVHGYAALSLERVAVRAGAGKAAIYRRWPSKVAIAAEAVQKFGMVLTDVADYGTLRNDLQAYLLMLRRALRHRLVRKILPDLYAEASRGSELLPLLKDLSASRRRSAVSLIERAIDRGELPVGIDRDLAMDMIPATLYWGMIVTRRRITQVQIRRQVDALVAGLQAI, from the coding sequence ATGGAACGCAAGCGTATCGACGAAAAAAGTAAACGGCGTCCAAGCGGCGCGGCCGTGTTGCGTGACGAAGTAACGGATTCGCTCCTGCGAGCATTTCTCGAGGAATGGGCCGTTCACGGTTATGCAGCACTGAGCTTGGAGCGGGTGGCCGTACGTGCGGGAGCCGGCAAAGCCGCCATCTATCGCCGATGGCCCTCCAAAGTTGCGATTGCGGCCGAAGCGGTGCAGAAGTTCGGGATGGTGCTGACAGATGTCGCCGACTACGGGACGCTCAGGAACGACTTGCAAGCATACCTGCTGATGTTGAGACGTGCCCTGCGCCATCGCCTCGTGCGCAAGATACTTCCTGATCTATATGCTGAGGCATCTCGTGGCTCGGAGCTGCTACCCCTCTTGAAAGATCTGTCCGCGTCGCGTCGGCGCAGCGCCGTAAGCTTGATCGAGCGGGCCATTGATCGCGGCGAACTTCCCGTCGGCATCGACCGAGACCTCGCGATGGATATGATACCGGCAACCCTGTATTGGGGCATGATCGTTACACGACGTCGCATTACACAGGTACAGATCCGACGGCAGGTCGATGCACTGGTAGCCGGCCTTCAAGCCATTTAG
- a CDS encoding nuclear transport factor 2 family protein, whose product MSSSIDQFPSLSTLLRQALGDALALDASTLLDMCAEDVVFEFPYHPPGFTERLEGRAALEIYLPIVSKLISIESVTLHEAFISARGDMAAIEFSCKGHSPKTGARYDQDYVSIIGLRDGRITRYRDYWNPLVVLSAIEIAPSVDAQ is encoded by the coding sequence ATGTCCAGTTCTATCGATCAGTTTCCGAGCCTGTCGACGCTGTTGCGGCAAGCTCTGGGAGATGCCCTGGCGCTAGATGCAAGTACGCTTCTTGACATGTGTGCGGAGGATGTCGTGTTCGAATTCCCCTATCACCCGCCAGGTTTCACCGAGCGTCTGGAAGGGCGAGCGGCACTCGAAATCTACCTGCCGATAGTGTCGAAACTCATTTCGATTGAGTCCGTGACGCTCCACGAGGCATTCATTTCGGCAAGGGGCGACATGGCGGCCATCGAGTTCAGCTGCAAGGGTCACTCTCCCAAGACCGGTGCCCGCTATGACCAGGATTACGTGTCAATCATCGGGCTTAGAGACGGTCGAATTACTCGCTATCGAGACTACTGGAACCCTCTGGTTGTTCTCTCTGCAATCGAGATCGCGCCTTCGGTCGACGCGCAGTGA
- a CDS encoding very short patch repair endonuclease, translated as MSRVSPSSHEASLRMARVRQKGTDAELFLRKELHARGLRYRLQVPLLTKPRRVADIVFPRARIAVFVDGCFWHGCPEHASWPKSNAQFWRDKIEANRARDADTDRRLSASGWRVIRVWAHERAGEAAERIENIVRGGGRLQ; from the coding sequence ATGTCGCGTGTAAGCCCCTCGTCGCATGAGGCGAGCCTCCGCATGGCTCGGGTGCGACAGAAGGGCACCGATGCTGAACTCTTTTTGCGCAAGGAATTGCACGCGAGAGGATTGCGCTATCGGTTACAAGTCCCGCTGCTGACCAAGCCACGGCGCGTTGCCGACATCGTGTTTCCCCGCGCCAGAATCGCCGTCTTCGTCGATGGCTGCTTCTGGCATGGGTGCCCGGAGCACGCTTCCTGGCCGAAGAGCAACGCGCAATTTTGGCGTGACAAAATTGAAGCCAATCGAGCCCGAGATGCGGACACCGATCGACGCCTCAGTGCTTCGGGTTGGCGTGTCATTCGCGTATGGGCGCATGAGCGCGCCGGCGAAGCAGCCGAACGCATCGAAAATATCGTTCGAGGCGGGGGCCGGTTGCAATGA
- a CDS encoding NmrA family NAD(P)-binding protein: MSTQILVIGGKGKTGRLVCQELLTRGARTRIGTRSPSGGDEVAFDWQDPRIADAAFDGVAAVYIVAPTNNSDHGTIVPPILEIARKRGVQRFVLLSASSLEAGGPMMGQIHSYLRDEVPEWTVLRPTWFMQNFSEQQHLETILDEDAIYSATGAGRVGFIDAADIAKAAVSALLADTSWNRDFILTGPETLSYADVADKISDAIGRKIKHINLTTSELTERYLRGGLDEAYARILAEMDARISEGSEDRLSDGVFALTGQSPTSAAAFIRAHKSAWARKPE; this comes from the coding sequence ATGTCAACGCAGATCCTCGTCATTGGCGGCAAGGGAAAAACTGGAAGGCTCGTCTGTCAGGAACTCCTGACCAGAGGAGCCCGAACAAGAATTGGCACTCGTTCACCCTCTGGGGGCGATGAAGTCGCATTCGACTGGCAAGACCCTCGAATAGCGGACGCAGCCTTCGACGGCGTAGCCGCCGTCTATATTGTTGCGCCCACCAACAACAGTGACCACGGCACGATCGTGCCTCCCATTCTTGAGATCGCGCGAAAGCGTGGCGTCCAGCGTTTCGTCCTGCTCAGCGCGTCATCCCTTGAAGCGGGCGGGCCGATGATGGGGCAGATCCACTCCTATTTGCGCGATGAGGTTCCGGAATGGACGGTGTTGCGGCCTACGTGGTTCATGCAGAATTTCTCGGAACAGCAGCATCTAGAGACGATCCTTGACGAGGACGCGATCTACTCCGCAACGGGTGCAGGTCGTGTCGGTTTTATCGATGCGGCTGATATCGCGAAGGCGGCGGTCAGTGCGCTCCTGGCAGACACGTCGTGGAACCGGGACTTTATTCTGACGGGTCCAGAAACCCTTTCGTATGCGGATGTTGCCGACAAGATCAGCGATGCGATCGGCCGGAAAATCAAGCACATCAACCTGACCACATCCGAACTGACTGAACGGTATCTCAGGGGTGGACTAGACGAAGCCTATGCCAGAATACTCGCGGAAATGGATGCACGAATAAGCGAAGGCAGTGAGGACCGGCTCAGCGATGGCGTGTTCGCGCTGACAGGTCAATCTCCTACATCCGCTGCTGCATTCATCCGTGCGCATAAAAGCGCCTGGGCTCGCAAGCCAGAGTAG
- a CDS encoding TetR/AcrR family transcriptional regulator, producing MNDDTSLRADAQRNRERIVIAAEEVFLERGAHVNLDEVAKRAGVGVATLYRRFPTREELLAATYSARFVTFAEVSRSRDADLDPLSALRLYLEELVQYSNVYRGLAASLGTVLQVGTPGCIATSEEGTRLLQRAQKAGVIRSDINFNDVVCVAIAVSLATEKHDTPTARITHLVGVFIDGMAL from the coding sequence TTGAACGATGACACCTCGTTGAGAGCCGATGCCCAGAGAAACCGGGAGCGCATTGTCATCGCGGCAGAGGAAGTGTTTTTAGAGCGAGGTGCCCACGTCAATCTGGACGAGGTGGCGAAGCGTGCCGGGGTGGGGGTCGCGACGCTTTATCGCCGGTTTCCAACCCGCGAAGAACTTCTCGCGGCGACCTATAGCGCCCGCTTTGTGACGTTTGCGGAGGTCAGCCGGTCCCGTGATGCTGATCTCGATCCCCTGAGTGCGCTGCGGCTATACCTGGAAGAGTTGGTGCAATACAGCAACGTCTATCGCGGCCTGGCGGCGTCGCTCGGCACGGTGTTGCAGGTTGGAACGCCGGGATGTATCGCGACCAGCGAAGAAGGCACCCGTCTTTTGCAGCGCGCGCAAAAGGCGGGTGTCATTCGCTCAGATATCAATTTCAACGATGTCGTTTGCGTGGCGATAGCAGTCTCGCTTGCAACGGAAAAACACGATACCCCAACAGCCCGCATCACCCACCTCGTGGGAGTGTTCATCGATGGGATGGCATTGTAA
- a CDS encoding DUF6088 family protein, whose product MKMIASSVPAQVMKRVRARGRGSVFTPSDFLTVGARSSVDQALSRLVKGGQLRRLARGLYDFPKMHPKLGALSPDPDDVAQALARETGSQVQIAGVRAANALGLSTQVPAQSTYLTDGPSRRVILGKRVVNLRHASPKHLIAPGSPAGTVVQALRHVGPAGAADVAQVAVRLLSASDKKTLASTVVLGPA is encoded by the coding sequence ATGAAGATGATCGCTTCCTCCGTTCCCGCTCAGGTTATGAAGCGTGTCCGCGCGAGAGGACGAGGCAGTGTCTTCACACCCAGCGATTTCCTTACTGTCGGCGCCCGTTCATCCGTCGATCAGGCTCTCTCCCGGCTGGTGAAGGGCGGCCAGCTTCGTCGCCTCGCGCGCGGGCTATACGACTTCCCCAAGATGCATCCAAAGCTTGGTGCCCTCTCGCCCGATCCCGATGATGTCGCCCAGGCACTCGCCCGGGAGACAGGCTCGCAGGTGCAGATCGCCGGTGTGCGGGCAGCGAACGCGCTCGGCCTCTCGACGCAAGTTCCCGCCCAAAGCACCTATCTGACCGATGGCCCATCGCGGCGCGTCATCCTGGGAAAGCGTGTGGTCAACCTTCGCCACGCGTCGCCCAAGCATCTGATCGCGCCCGGCAGTCCCGCCGGTACGGTCGTCCAGGCGCTTCGTCATGTCGGACCTGCGGGCGCAGCGGATGTCGCGCAGGTCGCGGTGCGGCTGCTTTCGGCCAGCGACAAAAAGACACTGGCCTCAACCGTCGTTCTAGGTCCTGCTTGA
- a CDS encoding DNA cytosine methyltransferase: MSEVACIDLFCGAGGLTHGLIRAGVPVVAGIDVDTACRYPFEANNGARFLTKDIKSVKPSDLNKLYGDARIRILAGCAPCQPFSTYSQRYDTLTSPRWPLLYQFARLVKSVRPDIVTMENVPLVEKHAVFDDFVATLERLGYKVWRSVVDCTQYGLPQTRRRMVILASLIGPIELISPTRKKPRTVKDAIGKLPAIGAGSVHDDDAFHVSSRLSDLNLERIRASRPGGTWRDWPEHLVAECHRRETGRTYPGVYGRMTWENPSPTITTQFYGFGNGRFGHPEQDRAISLREGAILQGFPKKYAFVAENGPAHFKALGRMIGNAVPVALGEAIGQSIVTHLGVEAQTDQAKKGDTANVACKPLVA; encoded by the coding sequence ATGAGCGAAGTCGCCTGTATTGATCTGTTCTGTGGTGCCGGCGGCTTGACGCATGGTCTCATCCGAGCGGGTGTCCCGGTCGTCGCGGGCATCGATGTCGATACGGCATGCCGCTATCCGTTTGAGGCCAATAATGGTGCGCGGTTCCTCACTAAAGATATCAAGAGCGTCAAGCCATCGGACCTGAACAAGTTGTATGGCGATGCAAGGATACGGATTCTGGCGGGCTGTGCTCCGTGCCAACCGTTCTCGACCTATTCCCAGCGGTACGACACCCTCACCAGCCCACGTTGGCCGCTGCTGTATCAGTTCGCGCGCCTCGTCAAATCCGTGCGCCCTGATATCGTCACCATGGAGAACGTGCCTCTGGTTGAAAAGCACGCGGTCTTCGACGACTTCGTCGCCACGCTTGAGCGACTGGGCTATAAAGTCTGGAGGAGCGTCGTGGATTGCACCCAATATGGGTTGCCTCAGACCAGACGGCGTATGGTCATCCTGGCGAGCTTGATCGGACCTATCGAGTTGATCTCGCCGACCCGCAAGAAACCGCGCACCGTCAAAGACGCGATCGGAAAGCTGCCCGCCATTGGGGCGGGAAGTGTCCACGACGACGATGCCTTCCATGTCTCCTCCAGGCTTTCGGATTTGAACCTGGAACGTATTCGTGCTTCCCGCCCCGGCGGGACGTGGCGTGATTGGCCGGAGCATTTGGTTGCCGAATGCCATCGGCGCGAAACGGGCCGCACCTATCCCGGCGTCTATGGACGCATGACTTGGGAAAATCCGTCTCCGACGATAACCACGCAATTCTACGGTTTCGGCAACGGCCGCTTCGGCCATCCCGAGCAGGACCGTGCGATCTCCCTGCGCGAAGGTGCGATCCTGCAGGGCTTCCCAAAGAAATACGCCTTCGTAGCGGAAAATGGTCCGGCCCATTTCAAAGCGCTGGGCCGGATGATCGGCAATGCGGTCCCGGTCGCTCTCGGCGAGGCGATCGGCCAAAGCATCGTGACCCATCTCGGCGTCGAGGCGCAGACAGATCAGGCGAAGAAGGGAGACACCGCGAATGTCGCGTGTAAGCCCCTCGTCGCATGA
- a CDS encoding SDR family NAD(P)-dependent oxidoreductase: protein MARRFNSKVVVITGGTDGIGLATAKAFAGEGALVYITGRNEVRLNAAVGEIGNGAVGVQGDVSNAADLDRLYAKITGDHDRVDVVYANAGVSESAPIDQIQDEHFDRVFDINVKGTIYTVQKALPLMSAGGSIVLAGSGAGCKGFANLSVYSATKAAIRSFARTWTTDLKSRGIRVNVVSPGMVLTPAMKTYLQDNDGAEDWMKEAIPFGRLAEADEVAKAVMFLASKESSFVGGAELMVDGGFVAV, encoded by the coding sequence ATGGCGAGACGGTTTAACAGCAAAGTCGTGGTGATTACGGGCGGGACAGACGGGATTGGCTTGGCAACCGCCAAGGCTTTTGCGGGCGAAGGTGCCCTAGTCTACATTACGGGCCGCAATGAAGTGCGCCTCAACGCTGCAGTGGGAGAAATCGGAAATGGCGCGGTCGGCGTCCAAGGGGACGTCAGCAATGCTGCCGACCTCGATCGCCTGTATGCCAAGATCACGGGCGATCACGACCGCGTGGACGTGGTCTATGCCAATGCTGGCGTGTCTGAGTCTGCTCCCATTGACCAGATCCAGGACGAGCATTTCGACCGCGTGTTCGACATAAACGTCAAGGGCACCATCTACACGGTTCAAAAGGCCCTACCCCTTATGTCGGCTGGCGGCTCTATCGTGCTGGCGGGCTCGGGCGCGGGATGCAAGGGCTTTGCCAATCTGTCCGTCTACAGCGCCACCAAGGCCGCCATCCGCTCTTTTGCCCGGACATGGACAACCGACCTGAAAAGCAGGGGCATTCGAGTAAATGTCGTGTCGCCGGGCATGGTCTTGACGCCTGCCATGAAGACCTATCTGCAGGACAACGACGGCGCAGAAGACTGGATGAAGGAGGCCATTCCGTTCGGGAGGCTGGCCGAAGCCGATGAAGTAGCGAAGGCAGTCATGTTCCTGGCATCAAAGGAAAGCAGCTTCGTCGGCGGCGCCGAGCTCATGGTCGACGGGGGCTTTGTCGCTGTCTAA
- a CDS encoding dihydrofolate reductase family protein — MITGHVFIATSLDGFIARKDGDIAWLLERDDPAEDHGYDAFIEKIDIIVMGRGTFKKMRDERPWFYTRPVLVLSASLKDQDLPADLAGKVRISDKSPGQVMEMLEAEGHRRVYVDGGKVIQSFLRAGLIDDMIITSVPVLLGEGRTLFGATGSDILLTHEDTKSFASGLVQSRYRIAT; from the coding sequence ATGATCACCGGGCACGTTTTCATCGCAACCAGTCTGGACGGTTTCATTGCCCGCAAGGACGGGGACATCGCCTGGTTGCTGGAACGCGACGATCCGGCGGAGGATCATGGATATGACGCTTTCATCGAGAAGATCGACATCATCGTGATGGGTCGCGGCACGTTCAAAAAAATGCGCGATGAACGCCCGTGGTTCTACACACGCCCGGTACTTGTCCTCTCAGCGTCGCTGAAAGACCAGGACCTACCGGCAGACCTTGCCGGCAAGGTGCGGATTTCAGACAAATCGCCTGGACAGGTGATGGAGATGCTCGAAGCTGAGGGGCATCGGCGCGTTTATGTGGACGGCGGAAAGGTTATTCAGTCGTTCCTGCGCGCGGGGCTGATCGACGACATGATCATCACGAGCGTTCCGGTGCTGCTCGGTGAGGGGCGCACTCTGTTCGGAGCGACCGGCTCGGACATACTGCTCACCCATGAGGATACCAAGAGCTTCGCCTCCGGTCTCGTCCAGTCACGCTACCGGATCGCCACATGA
- the mads1 gene encoding methylation-associated defense system helix-turn-helix domain-containing protein MAD1 — protein MTDRWMSVEEIAGYLGVSKDTVYGWITKRDLPAHKVGRLWKFKSDEVDSWVRAGKACDDSSENTASDPRKSKGPATRGKK, from the coding sequence ATGACTGATCGCTGGATGTCCGTCGAGGAGATCGCCGGCTATCTGGGTGTCAGCAAAGACACGGTCTACGGTTGGATAACCAAAAGAGATCTGCCGGCACATAAGGTCGGAAGGCTCTGGAAGTTCAAGTCGGATGAAGTTGATTCGTGGGTGAGAGCTGGCAAGGCTTGCGACGACAGTAGTGAGAATACGGCAAGCGATCCGCGGAAAAGCAAAGGGCCTGCCACGAGAGGGAAGAAATGA
- a CDS encoding helix-turn-helix transcriptional regulator: MVPLADSTIYEMEQRGAFPRRFALSPRCIVWDLAEVEAWLMARRAAPIRRAQHPDVTKRKTRPVKGQDQAPSRA, translated from the coding sequence ATGGTTCCCCTGGCTGACAGCACCATTTATGAAATGGAGCAGCGTGGCGCGTTTCCCCGCCGGTTTGCGCTCTCGCCACGGTGTATCGTTTGGGACTTGGCCGAGGTCGAGGCTTGGCTGATGGCACGGCGGGCTGCGCCGATCCGGCGCGCCCAACACCCCGATGTCACCAAGCGTAAAACCCGCCCCGTCAAAGGGCAGGATCAAGCTCCATCAAGGGCATAG
- a CDS encoding TetR/AcrR family transcriptional regulator, producing MAALELLDNGGVEAFTMRALADRLQVNPMTIYHHFGDRDGLIDALSEHVYAEVSAPAAGTFHDRIRSLLLAYHDRVLSHPGLTLLIFRQPAVFPRQAQRITDDIDQLLVEAGLPSARSRLWLNILVDFTHGAAIAAAMGDRSNSAVSGAKDDYDKTLTELLKGVET from the coding sequence ATGGCCGCGCTTGAACTATTGGATAACGGCGGCGTCGAAGCCTTCACAATGCGCGCGCTTGCCGATCGTCTTCAGGTCAATCCGATGACCATCTACCATCATTTCGGGGATCGCGACGGCTTGATCGACGCCTTGTCCGAACATGTCTATGCAGAGGTTTCCGCGCCAGCCGCTGGCACGTTTCACGACCGGATAAGATCGCTTCTGCTAGCCTATCATGACCGGGTGTTAAGCCACCCGGGCCTCACATTGCTCATCTTCAGGCAACCCGCAGTCTTTCCCCGGCAGGCACAGCGGATAACCGATGACATTGACCAACTCCTGGTCGAAGCCGGATTGCCGTCGGCACGTTCCAGGCTTTGGCTGAACATACTTGTCGATTTCACCCACGGCGCGGCTATCGCAGCTGCGATGGGCGATAGGTCAAACTCCGCCGTCTCGGGCGCAAAGGACGACTACGACAAAACACTCACGGAGTTGCTCAAAGGAGTTGAGACCTGA
- the drmD gene encoding DISARM system SNF2-like helicase DrmD — MIVGNASSSAAQIAHHTIPEPGQLVEARRRQWIVSEVDGGSTAPGVPKRHLIRLTSIDEDALGEEIEVLWELEPGAHVIERAGLPRITGLDDPASLQAFLDAVRWGAATNADRAYLQAPFRSGVSIEDFQLDPLVRAIDMARTSLLIADDVGLGKTIEAGLVIQEMLLRHRARTVLVLCPASLQEKWRTEMQEKFGLDFRIVDSEFVKHLRRERGLHANPWTSFPLLITSMDWVKQGEGLRLFRDALPPTVTHPRKFDLLVIDEAHNIAPTVGHYAVESLRTRLVRLLAPHFQHKLFLTATPHDGYTESFTALLELLDDQRFARNVLPSEPQRARVMVRRLKSDLVDANGKRLYPVRRLEGLPIKYEDDERQIRHLLSDYISSRENGEGGARAVDRFVHQLLRKRLASSPAAFAATLEKHITTIEGRSSADQTRRKLDDRILRRAISKAEEDYADDALREAAEDDALSEAGKHIRPPSEQERRMLERLRSWAQQASRRADSKARAILEWLAKHLQEGGEWTNERVILFTEYRTTQQWMQETLVSHGFGGDRLALIYGGMDHDEREAVKAAFQANPSESPVRILLATDAASEGIDLQNHCHLMIHLEIPYNPNVMEQRNGRIDRHGQRSSEVVIWHPVDDEGDHGQDILRALRKLDAMRADMGSVNPVIAPQLPDLIEGRRRDLDTRLAEARMEKSRRFVKAERDLRDRVAKLHERLAETKREQNLTPDHIERAVRAALRLSDKPDLGATSMPGAPDGTVFTMPALSGSWTRCLEGLEHPYTKKVRPITFDHDVAKGRDDVVLVHLNHPLVQMSLRLLRAEIWARDDVKKIHRVSARSLPDGQLEGPAVIVVSRLVITGGSHHRLHEELTEAGGYLRDAGFRREDRVTEVRRWLQDSTPAALPDTTFAALRTRFDKQRDSVLGSVDARSKDRLRFLSNSIDARKERESDDIRQVLDDLDTALRAELVVDHEPQQLSLFSEDERTQLRRDHAALEARLARIPLEREQEVRAIENRYSNVRDHTFPVAVILLVPESLTEGQPR; from the coding sequence ATGATCGTCGGGAATGCGAGCAGCTCGGCGGCTCAGATTGCTCATCACACGATTCCAGAGCCCGGTCAGTTGGTCGAAGCACGCCGACGGCAATGGATCGTATCGGAGGTCGATGGCGGATCGACCGCGCCGGGCGTTCCCAAACGCCACCTCATCCGATTGACGTCGATCGACGAAGACGCCCTCGGGGAGGAAATCGAAGTCCTCTGGGAGTTGGAGCCCGGCGCGCACGTCATTGAGCGAGCCGGCCTGCCTCGCATCACCGGCTTGGACGATCCGGCCTCCCTACAGGCGTTCCTTGATGCCGTCCGATGGGGCGCCGCCACCAACGCCGACAGGGCCTATCTCCAGGCTCCTTTCCGCAGCGGCGTCAGCATTGAGGACTTCCAGCTCGATCCATTGGTGCGAGCCATCGACATGGCCCGTACCAGCTTGCTCATCGCGGATGACGTTGGCCTCGGAAAGACGATCGAAGCCGGTCTGGTGATCCAGGAAATGCTCCTGCGCCATCGTGCCCGCACCGTTTTGGTGTTGTGCCCCGCGTCCCTTCAGGAGAAGTGGCGCACGGAGATGCAGGAGAAATTCGGTCTCGACTTCCGGATCGTCGATTCCGAGTTCGTCAAGCACCTGCGCCGTGAACGCGGCCTGCACGCCAATCCGTGGACGTCGTTTCCTCTCCTCATCACGTCGATGGATTGGGTGAAGCAAGGCGAAGGGCTGCGCCTGTTCCGGGACGCGCTGCCGCCCACTGTCACCCATCCTCGAAAATTCGATCTGCTGGTCATCGACGAAGCGCACAACATCGCGCCCACGGTCGGACACTATGCGGTCGAGAGCCTCCGTACCCGTTTGGTGCGACTGCTCGCGCCGCATTTCCAGCACAAGCTGTTTCTCACCGCCACGCCCCATGACGGCTACACCGAGTCGTTCACCGCTCTGCTCGAACTGCTCGACGACCAACGCTTCGCCCGAAACGTCCTGCCGAGCGAGCCCCAGCGCGCTCGGGTCATGGTGCGGCGGCTGAAAAGCGACTTGGTGGATGCGAACGGCAAGCGACTTTACCCGGTACGGCGTCTCGAAGGGCTCCCCATCAAGTATGAAGATGACGAGCGGCAGATCCGGCATCTTCTCAGCGATTACATATCGTCACGCGAGAATGGCGAGGGCGGTGCCCGAGCGGTCGATCGCTTCGTCCACCAATTGCTGCGCAAACGCCTCGCATCGTCGCCCGCCGCGTTCGCGGCGACACTGGAAAAGCACATTACGACGATCGAAGGCCGTTCGTCGGCCGACCAGACCAGGCGCAAGCTGGATGATCGCATCCTTCGCCGCGCCATCTCGAAGGCCGAAGAAGACTATGCCGACGACGCATTGCGCGAGGCGGCGGAAGACGACGCGCTCAGCGAAGCCGGCAAACACATCCGGCCGCCCAGTGAGCAAGAGCGGCGGATGCTGGAACGCCTGCGCTCCTGGGCGCAGCAAGCATCACGCAGAGCGGATTCCAAGGCGCGCGCGATATTGGAGTGGCTGGCCAAGCATCTCCAGGAGGGCGGCGAATGGACGAATGAGCGGGTCATCCTGTTCACCGAATACCGGACGACGCAGCAGTGGATGCAAGAGACGCTCGTGTCGCACGGCTTCGGCGGCGATCGGCTGGCGTTGATCTATGGCGGCATGGATCACGACGAACGTGAGGCCGTAAAGGCGGCGTTCCAGGCCAACCCTTCGGAATCGCCAGTCAGAATCCTGTTGGCGACCGACGCGGCATCCGAAGGCATCGACCTTCAGAACCACTGCCACCTGATGATCCATTTGGAAATTCCATACAATCCTAACGTGATGGAGCAGCGGAACGGGCGCATCGACCGTCACGGCCAACGCTCCAGCGAGGTGGTCATCTGGCATCCGGTTGATGACGAAGGCGATCACGGGCAGGATATCCTGCGAGCGCTTCGGAAGCTCGACGCCATGCGGGCCGACATGGGGAGCGTCAACCCGGTCATCGCGCCACAGCTCCCTGATCTGATCGAGGGGCGTCGGCGCGACTTGGACACCCGGCTGGCCGAAGCCCGCATGGAAAAATCGCGGCGCTTCGTTAAAGCCGAGCGAGACCTGCGGGATCGGGTCGCAAAGCTGCACGAGCGCCTCGCCGAGACCAAGCGCGAGCAAAATCTCACGCCCGATCACATCGAACGGGCGGTGAGAGCGGCGCTGCGCCTTTCGGACAAACCGGACCTCGGGGCCACGTCTATGCCCGGCGCTCCAGATGGGACCGTTTTCACCATGCCGGCGCTGTCCGGTTCATGGACGCGATGCCTGGAAGGGTTGGAGCATCCCTATACGAAGAAGGTCCGCCCCATCACGTTCGACCATGACGTGGCAAAGGGGCGCGATGACGTCGTTCTGGTGCATCTCAATCATCCCCTCGTCCAGATGAGCCTGCGTCTGTTGCGCGCCGAAATCTGGGCGCGGGACGACGTGAAGAAGATCCACCGCGTCTCGGCCCGTTCCTTGCCCGATGGCCAGCTCGAAGGCCCCGCCGTCATCGTGGTTTCTCGATTGGTCATCACGGGTGGCAGTCATCATCGCCTGCACGAGGAACTCACCGAGGCCGGCGGTTATCTGCGTGACGCTGGCTTCCGCCGCGAAGATCGCGTGACGGAGGTGCGCCGATGGCTTCAGGATTCCACCCCTGCCGCCTTGCCCGATACGACTTTCGCGGCGCTGCGCACCCGCTTCGATAAGCAGCGTGACTCCGTGTTGGGGTCGGTCGATGCGCGCTCCAAGGACCGCCTGCGCTTCCTGTCCAATTCGATCGACGCCCGTAAGGAACGAGAGAGCGACGACATTCGGCAGGTGCTCGACGATCTCGACACGGCCTTGCGGGCCGAACTCGTCGTCGACCATGAGCCGCAGCAACTCTCACTCTTTTCCGAGGACGAGCGCACCCAGCTCCGGCGCGATCACGCCGCCCTCGAAGCACGTCTCGCCCGCATTCCGCTGGAACGGGAGCAAGAGGTGCGTGCCATCGAGAATAGATATTCTAATGTCCGAGATCACACCTTTCCCGTCGCGGTCATCCTGCTCGTACCCGAGTCCCTGACGGAGGGGCAGCCTCGATGA